The following coding sequences are from one Lolium rigidum isolate FL_2022 chromosome 6, APGP_CSIRO_Lrig_0.1, whole genome shotgun sequence window:
- the LOC124666631 gene encoding probable glutamate carboxypeptidase LAMP1, with translation MSRLDAASLLSRSPPPTKPHRRRRLLSSMLAIGGGAVAIFLFVLLCSPSNPSTNYASLLLSLGSNDTAATHLRALTLHPHVAGTKANSLTAAYVLNALSSLSFPAHITPYSVLLSYPVHRSLSLSAPGRATKSFSLSQDTYPNDPYAAAAAEAIPTFFAYSASGSVSAEAVYANYGREEDFAYLASAGVDVAGKVALARYGRIHCEDIVHNARAAGAAAALVYTDPLEYGGPPGEGSFPDTRWLPPTGVQVGSLFRGVGDPTTPMWASSEGCERVNMEDAMATDDMPGIPALPVSAQDAAEIQSVLGGAVAPADWQGRDGSPVYRLGPGPAVLNLTYQGNDTMATIENVFAVIEGAQEPDRYVILGNHRDAWTFGAADPNSGTAAMIELAQRFSVLQKQGWRPRRTIIFCSWDAEEYGLTGSTEWVEENREMLSTRAVAYLNVDVSVVGQGLLPSTTPQLDELLLETIKLVQDPDNSSQTVYDAWVKSSVSPTIGRLGNGGSDYAAFVQHIGIPSTNMAFGEGPGYPVYHSLYDDFVWMEKFADPGFRRHVAAASIWGIMALRLADEDVIPFNYMSYTTELEAYTKVVEKAVKGTPVSCSPLYNSIKALERAATKVDSERKDIQRELSSKQLSKDSIKIRGLNDRLMQAERAFTNREGIFKQEWYKHLIYGPSEQNDWDTASYPGIADAIATARSTNTSTSWKLVQHEIHRVARAVTQASVVLSGSLT, from the exons ATGTCCCGCCTCGACGCCGCCTCACTCCTCTCCCGCTCGCCTCCGCCGACCAAACCACATCGCCGGAGGCGCCTCCTCTCCTCCATGCTCGCCATCGGTGGCGGCGCCGTCGCTAtcttcctcttcgtcctcctctgtTCCCCGTCGAACCCGTCCACCAACTacgcctccctcctcctctccctcggcTCCAACGACACCGCCGCCACCCACCTCCGCGCCCTCACCCTCCACCCGCACGTCGCGGGCACCAAGGCCAACTCCCTCACCGCCGCCTACGTCCTCAATGCGctctcctccctctccttccCCGCGCACATCACGCCCTACTCCGTCCTCCTCTCCTACCCCGTCCaccgctccctctccctctccgcgCCGGGCCGCGCCACCAAGTCCTTCTCCCTCTCGCAGGACACCTACCCCAACGACCCCTACGCGGCCGCCGCGGCGGAGGCCATTCCCACCTTCTTCGCCTACTCCGCCTCCGGGTCCGTGTCCGCGGAGGCCGTGTACGCCAACTACGGCCGCGAGGAGGACTTCGCCTACCTCGCCTCCGCGGGCGTCGACGTCGCGGGCAAGGTGGCGCTCGCGCGGTACGGCAGGATCCACTGCGAGGACATCGTGCACAACGCGCGCGCGGCGGGCGCCGCGGCCGCCCTCGTGTACACCGACCCGCTCGAGTACGGCGGCCCGCCCGGCGAGGGGTCGTTCCCCGACACGCGCTGGCTGCCGCCCACCGGCGTGCAGGTGGGGAGCCTGTTCCGCGGCGTGGGTGACCCGACGACGCCGATGTGGGCATCCTCCGAGGGGTGCGAGCGCGTCAACATGGAGGACGCCATGGCCACGGACGACATGCCGGGCATCCCGGCGCTCCCGGTGTCGGCGCAGGACGCGGCGGAAATCCAGAGCGTTCTGGGGGGAGCCGTGGCGCCGGCGGACTGGCAGGGCCGGGACGGCAGCCCCGTGTACCGCCTTGGCCCGGGGCCGGCCGTTCTGAACCTCACCTATCAA GGAAATGATACGATGGCGACGATTGAGAATGTCTTCGCGGTGATCGAAGGCGCACAAGAGCCGGACAG GTATGTTATCCTAGGTAACCATCGTGATGCCTGGACGTTTGGAGCAGCTGATCCCAATAGTGGAACAGCAGCTATGATCGAG TTAGCTCAAAGATTCTCAGTGCTGCAAAAGCAAGGATGGAGACCTCGAAGGACCATCATTTTCTGTAGCTGGGATGCGGAAGAGTACGGATTG ACAGGATCCACTGAATGGGTTGAGGAAAACAGAGAGATGCTCTCTACCAGAGCTGTTGCATACCTAAATGTAGACGTTTCAGTAGTTGGTCAGGGGTTACTCCCGTCTACAACTCCCCAACTTGATGAGCTCCTCCTGGAAACAATTAAATTG GTTCAAGATCCTGACAATTCTTCTCAGACGGTGTATGATGCATGGGTCAAATCCAGTGTTTCTCCCACG ATTGGGCGACTAGGCAACGGAGGATCAGATTATGCAGCATTCGTCCAACATATTGGTATTCCATCAACCAACATGGCGTTTGGAGAAG ggccaggaTATCCGGTTTACCACTCTCTATACGATGACTTCGTGTGGATGGAGAAGTTTGCAGATCCTGGGTTCCGTAGGCATGTTGCAG CTGCTAGCATCTGGGGAATTATGGCTTTGAGACTTGCCGATGAAGATGTCATACCCTTCAATTACATGTCCTACACAACCGAGCTTGAG GCATACACAAAGGTAGTAGAGAAGGCGGTCAAGGGGACGCCTGTCAGTTGTTCCCCTTTGTACAACTCAATCAAAGCTCTGGAAAGAGCAGCTACCAAAGTAGACAGTGAGCGAAAG GATATTCAGAGGGAACTGTCAAGCAAGCAGCTTAGCAAGGATTCGATCAAGATCCGAGGACTCAACGACCGACTTATGCAGGCGGAGCGAGCCTTCACTAACAGGGAAGGTATCTTCAAGCAAGAATGGTACAAACATCTG ATATATGGACCTTCAGAACAGAACGACTGGGATACCGCATCGTATCCTGGTATAGCCGACGCCATAGCCACCGCGAGGAGCACCAACACTTCAACATCCTGGAAGCTCGTGCAGCACGAGATTCACAGAGTAGCCAGGGCCGTGACACAAGCATCTGTTGTGCTCAGTGGAAGCCTCACATGA